The window TCATTTTATTAGATTGTGTTCTCAATATTACAACCATAACCACAAGGGAGAATTATACAAAGAAGTAACCATGaaaaaattaaggaaattgTTTGGAAAAGGGTGATATGGCATTAATTATTATTGAGATATAAAACTAAGGCTTCATTCAAAGAAGGAAAAATTCATGGTGAAGTGAGTTTTTTCTTAGAGAAAATAGCTCCTATCAAAGGAATCAAaggcttctttttcttttttcttagaGAAGGGTGTCTTTCAAGCACTTCAAGACCTTGAGGAATTAAAACTTGAGCAAGTGAAGGTGGATTTGCAAAAGTCACATATCTCCTCTTTTGAaattctatttcttcttcttcttctttttcttttgattggAAGTTTGGTGAATCTTCAACAACTTTGACATCTTCAATTTGAGCAGTTTCACTTACTTTCAAGTGTTGAAGTTCTTTCTTTGTGTTTTCAAGCTCTTCTTTAAGAGAAGATAGACAGTTTGCCATTTTTGTACTTTCTTCTTTAGCTTTTTCAAGACTGGCTTTGGTTTCCTCTAGCTCGGCTTTCACGCTTCCTAGCTTGGAAGTTTCACTTGCACCAACTCCACGCatctaattacaattaattgAATTAATATTACTATAAAAACCcgtcctttaaaaaaaaaaaaggtttaatacaaacttacttaaaataacctattgTCACATTATTATAAGTAAATTTAGATAGCTAAGGAGACACTTTAGGACTCCTAATATATGAATTGAAATAGATACCTGTTTGATGGGATAGAGTTCGGCGGCCAAAACTTTCTCTCCGAACAAAGTAACAGCCTCTTTAACTGAGCGGAAGGGAGCACGAGTATCGATCTCCGCCCTCTTCattatcaccaaacttaatttcaAATAGCAGACACAGATATTTATAAGTATGGAGATCGAACTGATAGAAACAagaatttccttttttttttaatttggaaatTAGGGATAGAGAGAGATGGTTGGTTTGAAGGAAGCAAGAGTGATTTTAGTTAGAGAGaatgataataaataataatataagaaAGAGAATTCTTTGCTTCGCGTCCACTTCACTAGAATTATGTAAGTAACTAGATGGTGCCATGGAATGGATTCTTTTCCATTTTTGTTTACATTTCCTTTTTGTTTTAAGAGATTTATAGTGCTTCTTAAATAAACAATCAATTTCTAATTATAActattactttttttatttttcattttaatcctAATATCATATGTACTTGTTTAGAAAATGTCTTATAATTTAAGACGTCGTATTTATTTCTTGAATTTGCTGGAACTGttgaacaaattgatatgcataCACTTTAAGTAAATTTAGAAGCTAATAGATTACTttcaaataaataagttacttAAAAAAGTTGAaagatttaataaattaatttaaacaaattcaaaaggtaaataagatttttttaatataagtgGACTGTTGACTTTCTTGAAAAAGTTGGTAAGTTTGGTTTATCTGTTGTTTAGTGTTACTGTTGGAAAAgtctgtttttccaaaaaaaaaaacagaaattctATGATATGCGGTATCTAACaaaaaacttaaaattttttattttcgagtgaaaagacaaacaagaaaagaaagatGAATCTCCAAACACCTCTAAATATGTATTAAGCTTTCATTTTAGTACATTGAAtttctaatatttatttttatcatattaaattCTTAATGACTAAACAACGATTCAACTTTTTAACATAAAACTTATTTAATAAAATAGTATTCATTAATTCCATCTATGTTGGAAGTTTGCATTTGAGATTACACATAAACTATTCAACTTTGTTAAACTGTAAGATATATAATTTCAAAGTAACACTTTATTAATAGAAACAAATAGTTATACTAAGTAATTTGGCAACTAATAGTTAAtataaccaaaaatatataattggaGGTCTGatatattcaaataaaatatCAGAAAGTCAATCTACCAAAAAGCTAGAAAATTTCACAACGTTATTTACTTAAGAAATTTATAaagttatataaattcaatggACTTAATGGGTTGCTACTATAGCTAACTTGTTAGTTGTTACCACCTACCATCTCTTATATACCTAAAGTTTCTTTTagaattttaatattaattcaaaTGGTCCATAGAGTAATTAGACTCAGAGGTTGTAGTGGGTTTAACACAACTCCAACTCACTCGTTTTTATGGTTGATTAATAAATGTAGGGAGTTTTGAGATAAGAATCGAAGGATTTATTCCGTCCATTCCTacataaaaagtaataaaatagTAGACTAGTTAACGAATTTCGCAAGGTCCCTTCTTTTGAATTATTATAACTGTGATAGACCTTTTAAACGCATCTAGTACATTCTGCTTGAAGATAACAGTCGTTATAATAGTAATTGAGttgtttttatttagtttttttttcttttgttctcTGGCGTCTAGCTCTACGtggtttaccaaaaaaaaaattatcgatttaattcaaataataataaaaataaaactcaaTTCAGGCCATATTAATACTTAAAAGATTTGGATTATATTGGGCTAGCTTAGTAAAAGAGTGAGTGGACCATGACAGTGAAGGCGTACTAGCAGGCTAGTTGAGAAGACAAAGACAAACCACTAAGCATACCTCAGTGGGCCCGCCAACTAAATATACTTAAAAAATGGACTTAAGCTTTGAATACTTAGGTCAGGGAAGTAACTAACTGTACGAATTTTATCCACGAGTCGCTTTTATTTCGAGTAAATTATAACAATGGTATCTGAATTTTATCCTAGTTTAGGAATGCGAGTTTGACGAGTAAAGTATACTGATGGTATTTGAATT of the Euphorbia lathyris chromosome 7, ddEupLath1.1, whole genome shotgun sequence genome contains:
- the LOC136200963 gene encoding WEB family protein At1g75720 gives rise to the protein MKRAEIDTRAPFRSVKEAVTLFGEKVLAAELYPIKQMRGVGASETSKLGSVKAELEETKASLEKAKEESTKMANCLSSLKEELENTKKELQHLKVSETAQIEDVKVVEDSPNFQSKEKEEEEEIEFQKRRYVTFANPPSLAQVLIPQGLEVLERHPSLRKKKKKPLIPLIGAIFSKKKLTSP